One region of Miscanthus floridulus cultivar M001 chromosome 19, ASM1932011v1, whole genome shotgun sequence genomic DNA includes:
- the LOC136529118 gene encoding E3 ubiquitin-protein ligase Os06g0535400-like — MDLPWLDLPFTFLTLLLATRLAYDYYGDVAAAFAGGFSIQVFLFYCFARWYRYAIAGHAGDDAGGRDDPSPSVRPQQQQQGDADAAPVLTPLLGSPDGVRPSTLANRCFAVVFMVFVPLVIVVFERSQADVVAYALCLAIIIVMVVWLSPDTGLTVSAAKSFLRLSDDEDDGSGGSAGGAEDKCCVCLAGMREDQALRALPRCRHRFHDKCIGKWLKAHPNCPVCRATAVPPPLHSGGSDPLDDDISPV, encoded by the coding sequence ATGGACCTCCCGTGGCTGGATCTGCCCTTCACCTTCCTGACGCTGCTCCTCGCCACCCGCCTCGCCTACGACTACTACGGCGACGTCGCCGCCGCCTTCGCCGGCGGCTTCTCGATCCAGGTCTTCCTCTTCTACTGCTTCGCGCGCTGGTACCGCTACGCAATCGCCGGCCACGCCGGCGACGATGCTGGGGGCCGAGACGACCCGTCGCCGTCGGTgcggccgcagcagcagcagcagggggaCGCGGACGCCGCGCCCGTGCTGACACCGCTGCTAGGGTCGCCAGACGGCGTGCGGCCGTCGACGCTGGCCAACCGGTGCTTCGCCGTGGTGTTCATGGTCTTCGTGCCGCTGGTCATCGTCGTCTTCGAGCGGAGCCAGGCCGACGTCGTGGCCTACGCGCTCTGCCtcgccatcatcatcgtcatggtCGTCTGGCTCTCACCGGACACCGGGTTAACGGTCTCGGCCGCCAAGTCGTTCCTGCGGCTcagcgacgacgaggacgacggcaGCGGGGGCAGCGCCGGCGGCGCAGAGGACAAGTGCTGCGTTTGCCTCGCCGGCATGCGGGAGGACCAGGCGCTCCGGGCGCTGCCGCGGTGCCGCCACCGCTTCCACGACAAGTGCATCGGCAAGTGGCTCAAGGCGCACCCGAATTGCCCTGTGTGCCGGGCCACCgccgtgccgccgccgctccACAGCGGCGGCAGTGATCCGCTAGATGACGATATTAGCCCTGTCTAG